In Chionomys nivalis chromosome 24, mChiNiv1.1, whole genome shotgun sequence, one genomic interval encodes:
- the LOC130865875 gene encoding keratin, type II cytoskeletal 8-like gives MSIRVTQKTYKVSTSGPRAFSSRSYMSGPGARISSSSFSRVGSGSSFRGGLGTGMGLGGFSGAGVGGGITAVTVNQSLLSPLKLEVDPNIQAVRTQEKEQIKSLNNKFASFIDNVRFLEQQNKMLETKWSLLQQQKTSRSNMDNMFESYINNLRRQLEALGQEKLKLEAELGNKQGLVEDFKNKYEDEINKRTEMENEFVLIKKDVDEAYMNKVELESRLEGLTDEINFLRQIHEEEIRELQSQISDTSVVLSMDNSRSLDMDSIIAEVRAQYEDIANRSRAEAESMYQVKYEELQTLAGKHGDDLRRTKTEISEMNHNISRLKAEIDGLKGQKATLEAAIADAEQRGEMAIKDANAKLGQLEAALQQAKQDMARQLREYQELVNVKLALDIEIATYRKLLEGEEGRLESGMQNLSIHTKTSSGYAGGLNSAYGGLTSPGFNYGVSSFQPGFGSVGGSSSYSRTKAVVVKKIETRNGKLVSESSDILPK, from the coding sequence ATGTCCATCAGGGTGACCCAGAAGACCTACAAGGTGTCCACCTCCGGCCCCCGGGCCTTCAGCAGCCGTTCGTACATGAGTGGACCCGGTGCGCGCATCAGCTCGTCCAGCTTTTCCCGGGTGGGCAGCGGCAGCAGCTTCCGGGGCGGCCTGGGCACCGGCATGGGTCTGGGCGGCTTCAGCGGGGCTGGTGTAGGAGGCGGCATCACAGCAGTCACGGTGAACCAGAGCCTGCTGAGCCCCTTGAAGCTGGAGGTGGACCCCAACATCCAGGCCGTGCGCACCCAGGAGAAGGAGCAGATTAAATCTCTTAACAACAAGTTCGCCTCCTTCATTGACAACGTGCGCTTCTTGGAGCAGCAGAACAAGATGCTGGAGACCAAGTGGAGCCTGTTGCAGCAGCAGAAGACATCGAGGAGCAACATGGACAACATGTTTGAGAGCTACATCAACAACCTTCGACGGCAGCTGGAAGCCCTGGGCCAGGAGAAGCTGAAGCTGGAGGCAGAGCTTGGCAACAAGCAGGGCCTGGTGGAGGACTTCAAGAACAAGTATGAGGATGAGATCAACAAGCGTACAGAGATGGAGAACGAATTTGTCCTCATCAAGAAGGATGTGGATGAAGCATATATGAACAAGGTGGAACTGGAGTCCCGCCTAGAAGGGCTGACTGATGAGATCAACTTCCTTCGGCAGATCCATGAAGAGGAGATCCGTGAGCTGCAGTCTCAGATCTCAGACACGTCTGTGGTGCTGTCCATGGACAACAGCCGCTCCCTGGACATGGACAGCATCATCGCTGAAGTCCGTGCCCAGTATGAGGACATCGCCAACCGCAGCCGGGCTGAGGCTGAAAGCATGTACCAAGTTAAGTATGAGGAATTGCAGACCCTGGCTGGGAAGCACGGGGATGACTTGCGCCGCACAAAGACTGAGATCTCTGAGATGAACCACAACATCAGCCGCCTGAAGGCAGAGATTGACGGCCTCAAAGGCCAGAAAGCTACCCTGGAGGCTGCCATTGCCGATGCCGAGCAGCGTGGGGAGATGGCCATTAAGGATGCCAATGCCAAGCTGGGCCAGTTGGAGGCTGCCCTGCAGCAGGCCAAGCAGGACATGGCGCGGCAACTGCGCGAGTACCAGGAGCTCGTGAATGTCAAGCTGGCCCTGGACATCGAGATCGCCACCTACAGGAAGCTGCTGGAGGGCGAGGAGGGCAGGCTAGAGTCTGGGATGCAGAACTTGAGCATCCATACAAAGACCAGCAGTGGCTACGCAGGAGGGCTGAACTCAGCCTATGGCGGACTCACCAGCCCTGGCTTCAACTATGGCGTGAGCTCCTTCCAGCCCGGCTTTGGCTCTGTCGGGGGCTCCAGCTCTTACAGTCGCACCAAGGCTGTGGTTGTGAAGAAGATTGAAACCCGCAATGGGAAGCTGGTGTCTGAGTCCTCTGATATCCTGCCCAAGTGA